The nucleotide window TGGAGTCGCTCGACGAGTCGCTTGATCTGTTCGTGCTGCAAGTCAAATCTGTCGTGCAGGATGAAAGGGCGTATACGATTTTCGATTGCCCCGGGCAAGTGGAGCTGTTCACACATCATTCATCGTTGTTTcgcattttcaaaaaattggaaaaagaatTAGATATGAGGTTTTGTGTTGTAAATTTGATCGACTGCTACTTTATAACGTCCCCGTCTCAATATGTCTCGATTCTTCTCTTGGCGCTGAGATCCATGCTCATGATGGATCTCCCACAAATAAATGTTTTCTCCAAGATCGACCTTTTGAAATCCTATGGACCTCTGCCGTTCAGACTGGATTACTACACAGAAGTGCAGGACTTGGACTATCTTCAGCCATTGATTGGAGCAGAAAGCGCAAGCGCACTGGGAAAAAGGTATCGCAAACTGACCGAGGCTTTAAGCGAGCTGGTATCGGACTTCAATCTTGTATCCTTTGAAGTTCTTTGCGTCGATGATAAAGAAAGTATGATCAATTTACAAAGCGTGATCGATAAAGCCAATGGTTATATCTTTGGAGCGTCAGAGATCGGAGGTGATACGGTGTGGGCACAAGCAACAAGGGAGGGAGCTCTATTGGCTAATTACGACATCCAAGATAGATGGATTGACAATAAAGAACTCTACGATaagattgaaattgaaaaaagagaaaaccTACTGAAGGA belongs to Zygotorulaspora mrakii chromosome 1, complete sequence and includes:
- the GPN2 gene encoding GTPase GPN2 (similar to Saccharomyces cerevisiae YOR262W; ancestral locus Anc_8.712); the protein is MPFGQIVIGPPGSGKSTYCNGCYQFFNAIGRHVQVINMDPANDSSPYPCSVDIRDFITLEEVMQEQQLGPNGGLMYAVESLDESLDLFVLQVKSVVQDERAYTIFDCPGQVELFTHHSSLFRIFKKLEKELDMRFCVVNLIDCYFITSPSQYVSILLLALRSMLMMDLPQINVFSKIDLLKSYGPLPFRLDYYTEVQDLDYLQPLIGAESASALGKRYRKLTEALSELVSDFNLVSFEVLCVDDKESMINLQSVIDKANGYIFGASEIGGDTVWAQATREGALLANYDIQDRWIDNKELYDKIEIEKRENLLKETADQEKPIDVDNDDEWDRALKDWEQKQGTNYVK